From the genome of Hymenobacter sp. PAMC 26628, one region includes:
- a CDS encoding GNAT family N-acetyltransferase, whose translation MTTDLTIRRATMADLPAVVALVRAVVPLMNAAGNMQWTSEYPNEAVFRRDIERQHLWVAERLGALDGVAALTQDQDPEYADADWDAAEPALVTHRLAVAPDAQGRGVAGTLLAQAEHEARTLGLRTLRVDTNSENAATQRLFPKLGYRFAGEIQLAFRPGLRFFCYEKWMG comes from the coding sequence ATGACCACCGACTTGACTATTCGCCGCGCCACGATGGCCGATTTGCCGGCCGTTGTGGCGCTAGTGCGCGCCGTAGTGCCGCTGATGAACGCCGCCGGCAACATGCAGTGGACCAGCGAGTACCCAAACGAAGCCGTGTTCCGGCGCGACATTGAGCGCCAGCACCTGTGGGTAGCCGAACGCCTGGGGGCCCTGGACGGCGTTGCTGCCCTCACCCAAGACCAGGACCCCGAATACGCCGACGCTGACTGGGACGCCGCCGAGCCCGCCCTCGTCACGCACCGCCTCGCCGTGGCCCCCGACGCCCAGGGCCGCGGCGTGGCCGGGACCCTGCTGGCACAAGCCGAGCACGAAGCCCGGACCCTGGGCCTGCGCACGTTGCGCGTGGACACGAACTCGGAAAACGCGGCCACGCAGCGGCTGTTCCCCAAGCTGGGCTACCGGTTTGCGGGCGAAATCCAGCTGGCGTTTCGGCCGGGGCTGCGCTTTTTTTGCTACGAGAAGTGGATGGGCTGA
- the hemB gene encoding porphobilinogen synthase, whose product MPILPVDRPRRNRKSQVIRDMVQETRLTAHDFIFPLFLIEGHSQRLEVKSMPGIYRYSADTVIDEVGRCVELGIKSFAPFPSISDSLKDRLARESANLDGLYLKTVADIKRQFPDVVIMTDVAMDPYSSDGHDGVVDVDTGEILNDASLEVLGQMALAQARAGADIIGPSDMMDGRVAWIRDVLDSNAFQHVSIMSYTAKYASAFYGPFRDALDSAPKKGDKKSYQMNPANRREALRELALDEAEGADMVMIKPALSYLDIIREVKDRTNLPVTAYNVSGEYAMIKAAALNGWMDGERTMMEVLLSIKRAGADAILTYFAKEAAEALRKG is encoded by the coding sequence ATGCCGATTCTTCCCGTTGACCGTCCCCGCCGCAACCGTAAATCGCAGGTAATCCGCGACATGGTGCAGGAAACCCGCCTTACGGCCCACGATTTTATTTTCCCGCTTTTTCTCATCGAAGGCCACAGCCAACGGCTGGAAGTGAAGTCCATGCCCGGCATCTACCGCTACTCGGCTGATACGGTGATTGACGAGGTGGGGCGCTGCGTGGAGTTGGGCATCAAGTCGTTCGCGCCGTTTCCGAGCATCAGCGACAGCCTGAAGGACCGGCTGGCGCGCGAGTCGGCCAACCTCGACGGGCTGTACTTGAAGACGGTAGCCGACATCAAGCGGCAGTTTCCGGACGTGGTGATCATGACCGACGTGGCCATGGACCCCTACAGCAGCGACGGCCACGACGGCGTAGTGGACGTGGACACCGGCGAAATCCTCAACGACGCCTCGCTGGAGGTGCTGGGCCAGATGGCCCTGGCCCAGGCCCGCGCCGGCGCCGACATCATCGGGCCCTCCGACATGATGGACGGCCGCGTGGCCTGGATCCGGGACGTGCTGGACAGCAACGCGTTCCAGCACGTGAGCATCATGAGCTACACAGCCAAGTACGCGTCAGCTTTCTACGGCCCCTTCCGCGACGCGCTGGACTCGGCCCCCAAAAAAGGCGACAAGAAAAGCTACCAGATGAACCCCGCCAACCGCCGCGAGGCCCTGCGCGAGCTGGCCCTCGACGAGGCGGAAGGCGCCGACATGGTGATGATTAAGCCCGCTCTGAGCTACCTCGACATCATCCGCGAGGTGAAGGACCGCACCAACCTGCCCGTGACGGCTTACAACGTGTCGGGTGAGTACGCCATGATCAAGGCCGCCGCCCTGAACGGCTGGATGGACGGCGAGCGTACGATGATGGAAGTGCTGCTGAGCATCAAGCGCGCCGGAGCCGACGCCATCCTCACTTATTTCGCCAAGGAAGCGGCCGAGGCGCTGCGCAAGGGCTAG
- the rocD gene encoding ornithine--oxo-acid transaminase: MQFPAPALPATASRAEQLMALEDRYGAHNYHPLPVVLARGEGVHLWDVDGRRYYDFLSAYSAVNQGHCHPRIIGALAAQAQQLTLTSRAFFNDQLGPAEQQLCELFKYDKALLMNSGAEAVETALKLARKWGYQEKGIAPNQARIVVAEHNFHGRTTGIISFSTDGESTGGFGPFAPGYQVVPYNDIEALAAALQDPHVCGFLIEPIQGEAGVVLPAVGYLAQAAALCQQHNVLLITDEIQTGLGRTGKLLASDHEAVRGDILILGKALSGGVLPVSAVLADDEIMLTIQPGQHGSTFGGNPLACAVMRAALDVLIDERLAENAARLGEVFRQRMRQVQAECPGTVEVVRGRGLLNAVVIRPAADGRTAWDVCVSLMERGVLAKPTHGDIIRFAPPLVITEAQLHEACDVIADVIREF, encoded by the coding sequence ATGCAATTCCCCGCCCCCGCCCTGCCCGCCACTGCTAGCCGCGCCGAGCAGCTCATGGCCCTCGAAGACCGCTACGGGGCCCACAACTACCACCCGCTGCCCGTGGTGCTGGCCCGCGGCGAAGGCGTGCACCTTTGGGACGTGGATGGCCGGCGCTACTACGATTTCCTATCGGCCTACTCAGCCGTGAACCAGGGGCACTGCCACCCACGCATCATTGGGGCCCTGGCGGCGCAGGCGCAGCAGCTGACGCTGACCTCGCGGGCGTTTTTCAACGACCAGCTCGGGCCGGCCGAGCAGCAGCTATGCGAGCTGTTTAAGTACGACAAGGCGCTGCTGATGAACTCCGGAGCGGAGGCCGTGGAAACGGCTCTCAAGCTGGCCCGCAAGTGGGGCTACCAGGAAAAGGGCATCGCGCCCAACCAGGCGCGCATCGTGGTGGCCGAGCACAACTTCCACGGGCGCACCACGGGCATCATCTCCTTCAGCACCGACGGCGAGAGCACGGGCGGCTTTGGGCCCTTCGCGCCGGGCTACCAAGTGGTGCCTTACAACGACATCGAAGCCCTGGCCGCGGCCCTGCAAGACCCGCACGTGTGCGGCTTTCTGATTGAGCCCATCCAGGGCGAGGCGGGCGTGGTGCTGCCCGCCGTGGGCTACCTGGCGCAGGCCGCCGCGCTCTGCCAGCAGCACAACGTGCTGTTGATTACCGACGAAATCCAGACCGGCCTGGGGCGCACGGGCAAGCTGCTGGCTTCCGACCACGAGGCGGTGCGCGGCGACATCCTCATCCTCGGCAAGGCCCTGAGCGGCGGCGTATTGCCGGTGTCGGCGGTACTGGCTGATGATGAAATCATGCTTACGATTCAGCCCGGGCAGCACGGCTCCACGTTTGGCGGCAACCCGCTGGCCTGCGCCGTGATGCGGGCGGCGCTGGACGTACTCATCGACGAAAGGCTGGCCGAGAATGCCGCCCGGCTGGGCGAGGTTTTCCGGCAGCGCATGCGCCAGGTACAGGCCGAATGCCCCGGCACGGTGGAGGTGGTGCGCGGCCGTGGCCTGCTCAACGCGGTGGTCATCCGGCCTGCCGCTGACGGCCGCACGGCCTGGGACGTGTGCGTGAGCCTGATGGAGCGCGGTGTGCTGGCCAAACCCACGCACGGCGACATCATCCGCTTCGCGCCGCCGCTCGTCATCACCGAAGCACAACTACACGAAGCCTGCGACGTAATTGCGGACGTAATCCGGGAATTTTAG
- a CDS encoding RidA family protein, with amino-acid sequence MQALHHPNAPAAVGPYAQAIVAGGFVFCSGQTPLVPATMRIEALTIEDQTRQVLANLATVLSAQGLGLADIVKTSVFLKNFADFARMNAAYAEVFGAHRPARTTVEVSRLPLEALVEIECIAVLPTDAR; translated from the coding sequence ATGCAAGCCCTTCACCACCCCAACGCGCCCGCCGCCGTGGGGCCCTACGCGCAGGCCATCGTGGCCGGCGGCTTCGTGTTTTGTTCCGGCCAAACGCCGCTCGTGCCCGCCACCATGCGCATCGAGGCCCTCACCATCGAGGACCAGACCCGGCAGGTGCTGGCCAACCTGGCCACGGTGCTTTCGGCGCAGGGCCTGGGCTTGGCCGACATTGTAAAAACGTCGGTGTTCCTGAAAAACTTCGCCGATTTTGCCCGCATGAACGCCGCATACGCCGAGGTGTTCGGGGCCCACCGCCCGGCCCGCACCACCGTCGAGGTGTCGCGCTTGCCGCTGGAGGCGCTGGTCGAAATCGAGTGCATCGCCGTGCTGCCCACCGATGCCCGCTGA
- a CDS encoding DUF5522 domain-containing protein — translation MPAEPKRPTLEEFAARPLLPGDHYTTPEGYLVFTAQYHQRRGYCCRNGCRHCPWNFRPPGPPPAGK, via the coding sequence ATGCCCGCTGAGCCCAAGCGCCCCACGCTGGAAGAGTTTGCCGCCCGGCCTTTGCTCCCCGGCGACCACTACACCACACCCGAGGGCTACCTGGTTTTCACGGCCCAGTACCACCAGCGGCGGGGCTACTGCTGCCGCAACGGCTGCCGCCACTGCCCTTGGAATTTTAGGCCCCCAGGGCCCCCGCCGGCAGGAAAATGA
- the rpmB gene encoding 50S ribosomal protein L28 has protein sequence MARVCDLTGKRTRVGNNVSHANNKTKRKFYPNLQKKRFYIPEQDAWVTLKVATSTIRTINKNGIMAVLKKAKEQGFVVY, from the coding sequence ATGGCCCGAGTTTGTGATTTGACCGGCAAGCGCACCCGCGTTGGCAACAACGTGTCGCACGCCAATAACAAAACCAAGCGCAAGTTCTACCCGAACCTGCAGAAGAAGCGCTTCTACATCCCCGAGCAAGACGCCTGGGTGACGCTGAAAGTGGCCACTTCCACCATCCGCACCATCAACAAAAACGGCATCATGGCCGTGTTGAAAAAGGCCAAGGAGCAAGGTTTCGTAGTATATTAA
- the rpmG gene encoding 50S ribosomal protein L33 translates to MAKKGNRVQVIMECTEHKNSGLPGTSRYITTKNRKNTPERIELKKFNPIMRKMTVHKEIK, encoded by the coding sequence ATGGCCAAGAAAGGAAACCGGGTGCAGGTTATCATGGAATGCACCGAGCATAAGAACTCGGGGCTGCCGGGCACCTCGCGCTACATCACCACCAAGAACCGCAAGAATACCCCCGAGCGCATCGAGCTGAAGAAATTCAACCCGATCATGCGCAAAATGACCGTTCACAAAGAGATTAAATAA
- a CDS encoding DUF4295 domain-containing protein — translation MAKKVVATLKTTENAKNWAKVIRAVKSEKTGAYTFKEEMVLLDKVQEFITTGNK, via the coding sequence ATGGCTAAGAAAGTAGTAGCAACTCTGAAAACCACGGAGAACGCCAAGAACTGGGCAAAAGTCATTCGCGCCGTGAAATCGGAGAAGACCGGGGCCTATACCTTCAAGGAAGAAATGGTGCTCCTCGACAAAGTGCAGGAGTTCATCACCACGGGCAACAAGTAA
- the ftsY gene encoding signal recognition particle-docking protein FtsY, whose amino-acid sequence MGLFDFFKKDKDSKEQQASLDAGLEKTKTNFFNQLSKAVVGKNTVDEAVLDDLEALLVHADVGIDTTVKVIDRIEQRVARDKYVSTSELDRILREEIAALLEDNNTGSTAVLERGDAAQGAGPFVIMVVGVNGVGKTTTIGKLAHRFHSAGKKVVLGAADTFRAAAVDQLIIWGQRVGVPVVSHGMNTDPASVAYDAVRKGVELGADVVIIDTAGRLHNKVNLMNELTKIKRVMQKVIPDAPHEVLLVLDGSTGQNAFLQAKEFTKATEVSALAITKLDGTAKGGVVIGISDQFSIPVRYIGVGEKMTDLQLFDKHTYVNSLFRK is encoded by the coding sequence ATGGGCCTCTTCGATTTTTTTAAGAAAGACAAGGACAGCAAGGAGCAACAGGCCTCGCTCGACGCGGGCCTGGAAAAAACCAAGACCAACTTTTTCAATCAGCTCAGCAAGGCCGTGGTCGGCAAGAACACGGTCGATGAGGCCGTGCTCGATGACCTGGAGGCCCTGCTGGTGCACGCCGACGTGGGCATTGACACGACGGTGAAGGTGATTGACCGCATCGAGCAACGCGTGGCCCGTGACAAATACGTGAGCACCAGCGAGCTGGACCGCATCCTGCGCGAGGAGATTGCCGCCTTGCTCGAAGACAACAACACCGGCTCGACGGCCGTGCTCGAGCGCGGCGACGCCGCGCAGGGCGCGGGGCCCTTCGTAATTATGGTGGTGGGCGTGAACGGCGTGGGCAAAACCACGACCATCGGCAAGCTGGCCCACCGCTTCCACAGCGCCGGCAAAAAGGTGGTGCTGGGCGCCGCCGACACGTTCCGGGCCGCGGCCGTCGACCAGCTCATCATCTGGGGCCAGCGCGTGGGCGTGCCCGTGGTGAGCCACGGCATGAACACCGACCCCGCATCGGTGGCCTACGACGCCGTGCGCAAGGGCGTGGAGCTAGGGGCCGACGTGGTCATTATCGACACCGCCGGGCGCCTGCACAACAAGGTGAACCTGATGAACGAGCTCACCAAAATCAAGCGCGTGATGCAGAAGGTGATTCCCGACGCGCCGCACGAGGTGCTGCTGGTGCTGGACGGCAGCACGGGCCAAAATGCCTTTTTGCAGGCCAAGGAGTTCACCAAAGCCACCGAGGTGTCGGCCCTGGCCATCACCAAACTAGACGGCACGGCCAAGGGCGGGGTGGTGATTGGCATTTCGGACCAGTTCAGCATCCCAGTGCGCTACATTGGGGTGGGCGAGAAGATGACCGATTTGCAGCTTTTCGACAAGCACACCTACGTCAATTCGCTGTTTCGCAAGTAG